The region TAGGAGGCAGACGTCattctctacgccgagcagcgCTGGGCAGGAGAACTAAGTCAAGTCAAGAAGTTTTTCCGCACTACCAAATTTTTGTGAATGTTGCCtagttaaaataatataatagacGGTAAAATACAACACtttgtttcaaaataagaaaatatttaaaccaACACAATGTTTTTGTCAGTATTACacaatttaatgcccaattttttTCTACCTTATTCCACTTATATACGTTTGTGTAAGTCTTCACATAATCTATTCTAACAATTTGATTTCACTGTTCTTCTTTTTAAGAGTTTGCttcatgccttttttttttagctagttTGGTCCAAGCTTATTATCCATATTCAAATCTGATTTTGGCCCTGACCACTGTGGATAAGCTTTTGCATCAagaattttgaagataaaaaaatgatatatccATTCCCTTGTTTTcggaaatgacaatttttattgCTAATCCTACCAAACGGTCAATACAGCAActggtaattaaaaaaaaacatctacaaAAACAGACTATTAAGACAGGCAGTTGAATAAGAAAAGGGGACGGGGGTCAGCTACAATACAACTGTATATCCACTCTTGACAccctcttaaaaaagaaacctaaaaattatgTCTGAATACAATATTTTCCGATTTCTCTAACGTTTGAACTTCTGGCCACAAGGATATAAATTTCTGATGGGTCTCATAAAGCCTCCCAATTGCTTCAAAAGCATTTTGAAGTGCAACTCCTGTATTGTATTGCAACTCCTGTATAACTCCTGTATATTCATTTAGCTTCTTGCAAGATCGAAATGATgtcatatgggggggggggagaggggaaAACtcctaatatattttatttatatctgttttaaattttcatttgcgACGAAAACCtcattcttttaatttagtaataaaaaagaatacaaaccAGATAAGCCTCTTTCATaggggaaaaaaagagaaatgctcattatataaatcaaataataacattaaatatttttatattaatttgttaaaaaagaattctctagaaaaaaataactgcattaaaaaaaaatgactaagaTGAAGGAAATACCGTCCAATGTAAAGTTGCCAAAACTCCTTCTAGTACCACTAACTCAAAACGTGGTTCATTTTCATCCATGGGACCAATTGTGGTGTTTTCAAATTCACTTCCATTAAACAATGCTGGCATCTCAAAAAAAGTACCATTGCTCCTCAAACTTTGATTATGCATTACGCTCCAATTTCTACTATCTGGAATATCAGAAAGATGATTCTGGTCCGTCGTATGTAGTTGACTAGAATTTCTATACCAGGATCCATTTCGTTTTATCATTTCTTGATAAATCTCTCTTAATCCACTTATACTCAGGGCATCGTCTGGGTAAAGGATTATTAGGGTTACGAGCATGCCTAAGCCAATGATTAAAGTGATGAAGCACGTGAT is a window of Artemia franciscana chromosome 7, ASM3288406v1, whole genome shotgun sequence DNA encoding:
- the LOC136028878 gene encoding uncharacterized protein LOC136028878 isoform X4, which codes for MPKNKPESRLKEYKLVSQNADEDSKNLLKGLGKPVKPRRKSCATKTLICLLITCFITLIIGLGMLVTLIILYPDDALSISGLREIYQEMIKRNGSWYRNSSQLHTTDQNHLSDIPDSRNWSVMHNQSLRSNGTFFEMPALFNGSEFENTTIGPMDENEPRFELVVLEGVLATLHWTENYLNTMPLAVLICICTAIALMIFIPCVICCRRKMRQRRRRRLLGVLVSDLRSEEKKFSISDSSDDEEA
- the LOC136028878 gene encoding uncharacterized protein LOC136028878 isoform X3 — encoded protein: MSNTIFIGYTKYLEEACIIMPKNKPESRLKEYKLVSQNADEDSKNLLKGLGKPVKPRRKSCATKTLICLLITCFITLIIGLGMLVTLIILYPDDALSISGLREIYQEMIKRNGSWYRNSSQLHTTDQNHLSDIPDSRNWSVMHNQSLRSNGTFFEMPALFNGSEFENTTIGPMDENEPRFELVVLEGVLATLHWTVLVSDLRSEEKKFSISDSSDDEEA